A genomic window from Algoriphagus sp. Y33 includes:
- a CDS encoding LiaI-LiaF-like domain-containing protein, which yields MKRNHRINNNDGGMIFGFIILAVGVLILLRKLDVFYPDWLLSWPMILIAVGVITLVKHEFKSFFGVMMLGLGMFFLLEREFNFHFGVQRFIFPIALILVGIYLITKKRKEQQVLDDIQEKIKARSTASLTPGKDYNKDEKTSFTEQPAGEKSYAGMSGVSGTSYSDSVSIDSIMSGINKRMLTKNFQGGKLTAAFGGIDLDLTQSDFSGMVTLQVDVIFGAIKLVVPPHWDVRVEVTNIAAGVEDKRVYRQSEVDSDKVMVIRGTVFFGGLEIKSY from the coding sequence ATGAAACGGAATCATAGAATCAACAATAATGACGGAGGGATGATCTTCGGGTTTATAATCCTGGCTGTGGGTGTCTTAATCTTACTTAGGAAACTTGATGTTTTTTATCCTGATTGGTTGCTTTCATGGCCTATGATATTAATTGCCGTCGGAGTTATTACTCTGGTTAAGCATGAGTTCAAAAGTTTCTTTGGAGTTATGATGCTCGGCTTAGGGATGTTCTTTTTGCTTGAGCGGGAATTCAATTTTCATTTTGGTGTTCAGCGATTCATATTCCCTATTGCCTTGATTTTGGTGGGGATCTACCTGATCACAAAGAAGCGAAAGGAACAACAGGTGCTCGATGATATTCAGGAAAAAATAAAAGCTAGATCAACTGCCTCACTTACTCCGGGCAAAGACTACAATAAAGACGAAAAGACTTCTTTTACGGAGCAACCTGCCGGTGAAAAATCTTATGCGGGAATGTCGGGAGTCTCAGGCACAAGCTATTCGGACAGTGTTTCCATTGATTCTATCATGAGTGGGATCAATAAGAGGATGCTTACTAAGAATTTCCAGGGAGGAAAACTAACTGCTGCTTTTGGCGGGATAGATCTGGATCTTACACAGTCTGATTTTTCAGGGATGGTGACACTTCAGGTGGACGTGATATTCGGGGCCATTAAATTGGTGGTGCCTCCGCATTGGGATGTACGGGTAGAAGTAACCAATATAGCTGCGGGAGTAGAGGATAAAAGAGTATATCGCCAGTCTGAGGTAGATTCTGACAAAGTTATGGTGATAAGGGGGACAGTATTCTTCGGCGGTTTGGAAATCAAATCTTATTAA
- a CDS encoding sensor histidine kinase, translated as MFSRAFSNPSKSNWIIQGSGVIWFLGTFGLLIYYGIAQSTAIVDAFFYAVLFVFGVNILDRTFNFYVPTGRNNSMLLIFPLLYSFVATYFHYHLIKWIFDADEAYWSFLRGNFLLRWAVLGIAEVLVAIVALAVSKLEEQKEIKNRESMMNELSREAELTQLRQQLQPHFLFNSLNSISALTVSQPAKAREMVLQLSDFLRGTIRKDHQQWVSLEEELSYLKMYLDIEHVRFGHRLEVVFEVSDEVKQMRLPQLLIQPLLENAIKHGLYGITEDVKITIHAFKEQNYLMLQIENPFDPEVAVPKGTGFGLSSVDRRLFLLFGRKDLLESRSLGSFFIVILKIPQQK; from the coding sequence TTGTTTTCAAGAGCATTTTCAAATCCTTCAAAAAGTAATTGGATCATCCAGGGATCCGGAGTAATCTGGTTCCTTGGAACATTCGGATTGCTCATCTATTATGGTATTGCACAGTCGACGGCGATAGTAGATGCTTTTTTCTACGCAGTTCTCTTTGTTTTCGGAGTAAATATCCTAGATCGGACATTCAATTTTTATGTTCCAACAGGGCGTAACAACAGCATGCTTTTAATCTTTCCTTTGCTTTACAGTTTTGTTGCAACTTACTTTCATTACCATCTTATTAAGTGGATTTTTGATGCTGATGAGGCTTATTGGAGTTTTCTTCGCGGCAACTTTCTCTTACGATGGGCTGTTCTGGGCATAGCTGAAGTTTTGGTGGCTATAGTGGCTTTGGCAGTTTCCAAGCTCGAAGAACAAAAAGAAATCAAAAATCGAGAGTCAATGATGAATGAACTCTCCAGAGAAGCGGAGTTGACCCAGTTAAGGCAGCAGCTCCAACCTCATTTTTTATTTAATAGCCTCAATTCGATCAGTGCCCTTACGGTATCACAGCCTGCTAAGGCCAGAGAGATGGTGCTTCAGCTTTCGGATTTCCTCCGGGGCACTATCCGGAAAGATCATCAGCAGTGGGTTAGCCTAGAAGAAGAATTGAGTTATCTGAAAATGTATCTCGATATCGAGCACGTTCGCTTCGGGCATAGATTGGAAGTGGTGTTTGAAGTGTCAGATGAAGTAAAACAGATGCGTTTGCCTCAACTGTTAATTCAGCCCTTGCTTGAAAATGCAATAAAACACGGCCTTTATGGCATCACAGAGGACGTGAAAATAACGATCCATGCCTTCAAAGAACAAAATTATTTGATGCTTCAAATCGAAAACCCTTTTGATCCGGAGGTAGCTGTGCCCAAGGGTACCGGTTTCGGATTGAGCTCGGTGGACCGCAGGCTGTTTTTGCTTTTCGGCAGAAAGGATTTACTGGAGTCTAGGTCATTGGGCTCATTTTTCATCGTAATTTTAAAAATCCCCCAACAGAAATGA
- a CDS encoding LytTR family DNA-binding domain-containing protein, which produces MIKTLIIDDEPLAAGIVQEFLAGFPQFELVAVCQNGFEGLKAIHEHEPDLIFLDVQMPKITGFEMLELLDEPPAVIFTTAFDQYALKAFDSMAIDYLLKPFSQMRFSQAIERFMAQQQGVADQSTHKLNELAEKRNRLVVRVKNEIKIIPTHEVSFFEAEDDYMAIHTPTGKFLKKMTMKSLEEALDPAKFVRVHRSYLINLNGITKIEPYERDNYLVILRGGQKVPVSKAGYSRLRQVLGL; this is translated from the coding sequence ATGATCAAGACTCTAATCATAGATGACGAACCTTTAGCCGCGGGTATTGTACAGGAGTTTTTAGCGGGTTTCCCTCAGTTTGAACTTGTCGCAGTATGTCAGAACGGGTTTGAGGGGCTTAAAGCTATCCATGAACATGAGCCGGATTTGATTTTTTTGGACGTTCAGATGCCTAAAATCACCGGATTTGAGATGCTGGAACTCCTTGATGAGCCTCCTGCAGTGATCTTTACCACGGCTTTTGACCAGTATGCCCTGAAGGCTTTTGACTCGATGGCAATTGATTACTTACTCAAGCCATTTTCTCAGATGCGATTTTCCCAAGCGATAGAACGGTTTATGGCACAGCAGCAAGGAGTGGCGGATCAATCCACACACAAGCTAAATGAGTTGGCAGAGAAGCGAAACCGTCTTGTCGTACGTGTCAAGAATGAAATAAAAATCATTCCAACGCATGAGGTGAGTTTTTTCGAAGCCGAAGATGATTACATGGCCATTCATACTCCTACGGGGAAATTTTTGAAGAAAATGACGATGAAATCCTTAGAGGAAGCACTCGATCCTGCCAAGTTTGTCCGTGTACATAGGTCTTACCTGATTAATTTGAATGGAATCACCAAAATAGAGCCTTATGAGCGTGATAATTACCTAGTGATACTTCGGGGTGGGCAGAAAGTGCCCGTGAGTAAGGCAGGGTATTCTAGGCTGAGGCAGGTTCTTGGTTTGTAA
- a CDS encoding DUF2795 domain-containing protein, giving the protein MYWTLELASYLEDAPWPATKDELIDYAIRSGAPMEVVENLQELEDDGEPYETIEEIWPDYPTKDDFFFNEDEY; this is encoded by the coding sequence ATGTACTGGACACTCGAATTAGCATCCTATTTAGAGGACGCACCCTGGCCAGCCACCAAGGATGAATTAATTGATTATGCCATCCGATCCGGCGCACCAATGGAAGTAGTAGAAAATCTACAAGAATTAGAAGACGATGGCGAACCTTATGAGACCATCGAAGAGATTTGGCCTGATTATCCTACCAAAGACGACTTCTTCTTCAACGAAGACGAATATTAA
- a CDS encoding DUF349 domain-containing protein, whose amino-acid sequence MEHPYGYIKDNKVYLRGFLGQEDRVIGEVKEDEASTLKYFEERFEQLKEKVAKLKNDIQENQNKGSFLMKLIHLRESLMHSDALGDFEPLINDLSQQEEYLNEIIQVNRAKNLEVKKGLILEAEARKDDTDWKETTEFYKELKLRWIKTGPVDKENQEEVENTFNALVQHFFENRRHFFEGLALQAEENIKVYEALVVQAREAHDFPDAKIAFDISKKIQRQWKEAGKVPAEKRQPLWDEFSRLNNRIFSRYKRTLQTGPQMNPRELMRKIDTLTEEIKGLAAKPTSYELIGRAKAIQEEWRKLPPRKPREANLTVRSFQFFSDIVFEKAFLEKLVHGKYPDFDEKPDAEQSQIKVALLKDLLRRDQTELEAAQSNTENFRVQSADFDIMMKKKLFAVKRKVDVKNYILKQLSFK is encoded by the coding sequence ATGGAGCATCCGTATGGATATATCAAGGACAACAAAGTTTATTTGAGGGGTTTTTTGGGACAGGAAGATAGGGTAATCGGTGAAGTAAAAGAAGATGAGGCCTCTACGCTCAAGTATTTTGAAGAAAGATTTGAACAACTCAAAGAGAAAGTAGCCAAACTCAAGAATGATATTCAGGAGAATCAGAACAAAGGTTCTTTCCTGATGAAACTCATTCACCTCAGAGAGTCCCTTATGCATTCCGATGCATTGGGAGATTTTGAGCCGCTGATCAACGACCTAAGCCAGCAAGAGGAATACTTGAATGAGATTATTCAAGTAAATCGAGCCAAAAACCTTGAAGTCAAAAAAGGGTTGATTCTAGAAGCTGAAGCCAGAAAAGACGATACTGACTGGAAAGAGACCACCGAGTTTTATAAAGAGCTCAAGCTTCGCTGGATCAAAACAGGTCCTGTGGATAAAGAAAACCAGGAGGAAGTCGAGAACACCTTCAATGCACTAGTGCAGCATTTCTTTGAAAACAGAAGACATTTCTTCGAGGGTCTTGCTCTTCAGGCAGAGGAAAACATCAAAGTGTACGAAGCGCTGGTAGTCCAGGCCCGGGAAGCACATGATTTTCCCGATGCTAAGATCGCCTTTGATATCTCAAAAAAAATCCAAAGGCAATGGAAAGAGGCGGGCAAGGTACCTGCGGAAAAGAGACAGCCGCTTTGGGATGAATTCTCCAGATTGAATAACCGGATATTCTCACGATATAAAAGAACACTCCAAACCGGACCTCAGATGAACCCTCGGGAACTAATGCGGAAGATAGACACTTTGACAGAAGAGATCAAAGGATTGGCAGCTAAGCCCACCTCCTATGAACTCATCGGTAGAGCCAAAGCGATTCAGGAAGAGTGGCGAAAACTCCCTCCGCGTAAACCAAGAGAGGCAAACCTGACCGTCAGGTCATTCCAGTTCTTCTCCGATATCGTATTTGAAAAAGCGTTCCTAGAGAAACTTGTTCATGGTAAATACCCGGACTTTGACGAGAAACCTGATGCAGAGCAATCCCAAATAAAAGTTGCTCTGTTGAAAGATTTGCTACGTAGAGATCAAACAGAGCTGGAAGCGGCACAAAGCAATACGGAGAATTTCCGCGTTCAGTCAGCTGATTTTGATATTATGATGAAGAAAAAATTATTTGCTGTGAAGAGGAAAGTTGATGTCAAAAATTATATTTTAAAACAACTTTCTTTTAAATAG
- the ettA gene encoding energy-dependent translational throttle protein EttA, whose translation MSSEKIIFSMAGVSKIYPPQKKVLKDIYLSFFYGAKIGVLGLNGSGKSSLLKIIAGMDTEFQGEVVWSPGYTVGMLEQEPKLDPTKTVKEVVEEAVSETVALLKEFEEINEKFMDPALMEDPDAMDKLIEKQGVVQEKLDAANAWELDVMLDKAMDALRLPPSDANVANLSGGEKRRVALCRLLLQEPDVLLLDEPTNHLDAESVHWLEQHLQNYKGTVIAVTHDRYFLDNVAGWILELDRGEGIPWKGNYSSWLDQKQNRLKQEEKTESKRQKTLERELEWIRMTPKARQAKGKARLSAYDRLVGEESKEREAKLELFIPPGPRLGAKVIEVNGVSKAFGDKLLFENLTFALPQGGIVGVIGPNGAGKSTLFKLITGQEKPDAGNFEVGETVQLAYVDQGHDSLDPNKTVYQTISEGNELMMLGNKEVNARAYVSKFNFGGGDQEKKVGVLSGGERNRVHLALTLKEGGNLLLLDEPTNDLDVNTLRALEEALENFGGCAVVISHDRWFLDRICTHILAFEGDSQVVWFEGNFSDYEENKKKRLGDVEPKRIRYKNLK comes from the coding sequence ATGAGTTCAGAAAAAATCATCTTTTCCATGGCAGGAGTTTCAAAAATTTATCCGCCACAGAAAAAAGTCCTCAAAGATATCTACCTCTCATTTTTTTATGGAGCCAAAATTGGAGTCCTTGGTTTGAATGGTTCCGGTAAATCCTCCCTCTTGAAAATCATTGCGGGAATGGATACGGAGTTTCAGGGGGAAGTAGTTTGGTCTCCGGGCTACACCGTGGGAATGCTGGAGCAGGAACCAAAACTCGACCCCACCAAAACAGTAAAAGAAGTAGTGGAAGAGGCGGTTTCTGAGACCGTCGCTTTGTTGAAGGAATTTGAAGAAATCAATGAGAAATTCATGGATCCGGCACTAATGGAAGATCCTGATGCGATGGATAAGCTGATCGAGAAGCAGGGAGTGGTGCAGGAGAAGCTGGACGCTGCCAACGCATGGGAGCTTGACGTGATGCTGGACAAAGCGATGGATGCGCTTAGACTGCCGCCTAGTGATGCGAATGTCGCCAATCTTTCCGGTGGTGAAAAGAGACGGGTGGCACTCTGTCGCTTATTGCTGCAGGAACCCGATGTATTGCTACTTGATGAACCGACTAACCACTTGGATGCTGAATCGGTGCACTGGCTGGAGCAACACTTGCAGAATTATAAAGGAACCGTAATCGCGGTGACTCACGATAGATATTTCTTGGATAATGTGGCAGGTTGGATTCTGGAACTGGACCGTGGCGAAGGAATTCCATGGAAAGGAAATTATTCCTCTTGGCTGGATCAGAAACAAAACCGGTTGAAGCAGGAAGAGAAAACCGAATCCAAGCGTCAGAAGACTTTGGAAAGAGAGCTAGAGTGGATCAGAATGACACCAAAAGCCCGTCAGGCTAAAGGAAAAGCACGTTTGAGTGCTTATGATCGACTGGTGGGAGAGGAATCAAAAGAAAGAGAAGCAAAACTCGAACTGTTTATCCCTCCGGGACCTCGTCTGGGAGCAAAAGTGATCGAAGTGAATGGCGTTTCCAAAGCTTTTGGAGATAAGTTGCTTTTCGAAAATCTGACTTTTGCCTTGCCTCAAGGCGGCATAGTCGGTGTGATCGGACCAAACGGTGCAGGTAAGTCCACACTTTTCAAATTGATCACGGGACAGGAAAAACCGGATGCCGGGAATTTCGAGGTAGGAGAAACGGTTCAGTTGGCTTATGTAGATCAAGGCCATGATTCTCTGGATCCAAATAAGACAGTTTATCAGACAATTTCCGAAGGGAATGAACTGATGATGCTGGGCAATAAAGAAGTGAATGCACGCGCCTATGTGAGCAAGTTTAACTTCGGTGGAGGAGACCAAGAGAAGAAGGTCGGTGTGCTTTCCGGTGGGGAGCGCAACAGAGTTCACTTGGCATTGACACTGAAAGAGGGTGGAAATCTATTGCTGCTCGATGAGCCTACCAATGACTTGGATGTGAATACGCTTCGTGCGCTGGAAGAAGCTTTGGAAAACTTCGGCGGCTGTGCAGTAGTAATCTCCCACGACAGGTGGTTCTTGGATAGAATCTGTACGCATATTCTGGCCTTTGAAGGAGATTCTCAGGTGGTGTGGTTTGAAGGAAACTTCTCCGACTACGAAGAGAATAAAAAGAAACGACTTGGAGATGTAGAACCGAAGAGGATCCGATATAAGAATTTGAAGTAA
- a CDS encoding type II toxin-antitoxin system RelE/ParE family toxin — protein sequence MVRVNWTDQAVNDLKEIAEYISKDSKRYAKIQIQRIRQRTHILKQYQLAGQKLEIFGELNIRQLV from the coding sequence ATGGTTCGAGTAAATTGGACAGATCAAGCAGTAAACGATCTGAAAGAAATTGCTGAATACATCAGCAAGGACTCCAAACGCTATGCTAAAATTCAAATCCAAAGAATAAGACAGAGAACCCATATTCTGAAACAATATCAACTCGCTGGCCAAAAGCTAGAAATTTTCGGTGAGTTAAATATCCGACAACTTGTCTAG
- a CDS encoding DUF6266 family protein, translating into MAIISDSSIIQPQGKVGGFTFYKLNGKIIMRSLPRAPHKNATNPTPLQKVYQNRLAEVNDYLRPLSRVLDFGYQNYLDKKTGVNWAHTDVSTKGYNHTANPRINPAYLQISRGSLLGAEAPLAVRTADGISISWIDNSVEGNACEGDNVMILLNQPELQKHTWIKEAGRRRDLQVIVPLDGENPEQEREVYLTFYRPLNTKKLLISDSIYLGRI; encoded by the coding sequence ATGGCTATTATTTCAGATTCAAGTATAATCCAGCCTCAAGGAAAAGTGGGAGGTTTTACATTTTACAAACTCAATGGCAAAATCATTATGAGAAGTTTGCCTCGGGCTCCTCATAAGAATGCAACGAACCCTACCCCTCTTCAGAAGGTCTATCAAAATCGACTGGCAGAAGTAAATGACTATCTCAGACCCCTTTCACGGGTTTTGGATTTTGGTTACCAGAACTATCTAGACAAAAAAACCGGAGTGAATTGGGCTCACACCGATGTGTCCACTAAGGGGTATAACCATACAGCTAATCCAAGGATCAATCCTGCCTACTTACAAATCAGCAGAGGTAGTCTATTGGGAGCTGAAGCCCCTTTGGCTGTGCGTACTGCAGATGGAATCTCTATCTCCTGGATAGATAATTCTGTGGAAGGAAATGCCTGTGAAGGAGACAATGTGATGATCTTATTGAACCAGCCGGAATTACAAAAGCATACTTGGATAAAAGAGGCAGGTAGAAGAAGAGACTTGCAGGTAATTGTGCCGCTGGATGGCGAAAATCCGGAACAGGAACGCGAAGTGTACTTAACTTTTTACAGGCCTCTGAATACCAAAAAACTACTAATTTCTGATTCTATTTACTTGGGAAGAATATAG